A genomic segment from Nocardia cyriacigeorgica GUH-2 encodes:
- a CDS encoding universal stress protein: MSVPTNQPVVVGVDGSEQSLVAVRWAAEYAAHHHAPLELVYAIGVPADFVPGLSGPPLDYEGLREHGANVLAEAAEAATEAAAPAASIDVTTAVVGANPIPVLRDRSRRTRLVVVGSRGLGAFRRTLLGSVSTALARYAAGAVAIIPEHEAHGWQGPVVVGVDGSRHGARAVAIAFAEASARGTSLVAVHAWTEFARYESRPAMQTEAEALLSESIAGYREIYPEVAVKRVVVEDRPVRAILHAAESAQLIVVGSHGRGGFAGMTLGSVSQAVLHTAECPLIIVREPGDG; this comes from the coding sequence ATGTCCGTACCCACGAATCAACCGGTCGTCGTCGGCGTGGACGGCTCCGAGCAGTCGCTGGTCGCGGTCCGGTGGGCGGCCGAATACGCCGCACACCACCATGCGCCGCTGGAGCTGGTCTACGCGATCGGCGTGCCGGCCGACTTCGTTCCCGGCCTGTCCGGGCCGCCATTGGATTACGAGGGGCTCCGCGAGCACGGTGCGAACGTGCTCGCCGAGGCGGCCGAAGCAGCCACCGAAGCCGCGGCGCCGGCCGCTTCGATCGACGTGACCACCGCGGTAGTCGGCGCGAACCCCATTCCCGTGCTGCGTGACCGAAGCCGCAGGACGCGGCTCGTCGTGGTCGGCAGCCGTGGGTTGGGGGCGTTCCGGCGCACGCTGCTCGGCTCGGTGAGCACGGCGCTGGCCCGGTATGCCGCCGGAGCCGTCGCGATCATTCCCGAGCACGAGGCGCACGGATGGCAGGGCCCGGTGGTGGTCGGCGTAGACGGCTCCCGGCACGGTGCCCGCGCGGTCGCGATCGCGTTCGCGGAAGCGTCTGCCCGAGGCACGAGCCTCGTCGCGGTGCACGCGTGGACCGAATTCGCCCGGTACGAGTCCCGGCCCGCCATGCAGACCGAGGCCGAAGCGCTTCTGTCGGAGAGCATCGCGGGGTACCGCGAGATATACCCCGAGGTAGCGGTGAAACGCGTTGTGGTGGAAGACCGCCCGGTCCGGGCGATACTGCATGCCGCCGAATCCGCACAGCTGATCGTCGTCGGCAGCCATGGCCGCGGTGGGTTCGCCGGAATGACCCTCGGGTCGGTCAGCCAGGCTGTGCTGCACACGGCCGAATGCCCACTCATCATCGTCCGTGAGCCTGGCGACGGGTAA